Proteins from a genomic interval of Maylandia zebra isolate NMK-2024a linkage group LG15, Mzebra_GT3a, whole genome shotgun sequence:
- the max gene encoding protein max isoform X4 codes for MSDNDDIEVDSDADKRAHHNALERKRRDHIKDSFHSLRDSVPSLQGEKVGNTQPQSTKQASRAQILDKATEYIQYMRRKNHTHQQDIDDLKRQNALLEQQVRALEKVKGSAQLQANYSSSDSSLYTNPKGSAVSAFDGGSDSSSESEAEEPPTRKKVRVEAS; via the exons ATGAGTGATAACGATGACATCGAAGTCGATAGTGAC GCAGACAAACGGGCACACCACAATGCGCTGGAGCGCAAGCGTAGGGACCACATCAAAGACAGCTTTCACAGCCTCCGAGACTCGGTACCCTCCCTGCAGGGAGAAAAGGTTGGTAACACTCAGCCT CAGTCTACCAAACAGGCGTCTCGAGCTCAAATCCTAGACAAAGCCACAGAGTACATTCAGTACATGAGGCggaaaaaccacacacaccagCAGGACATCGACGACCTGAAGAGGCAGAACGCACTGCTTGAGCAACAAG TCCGCGCTCTGGAGAAAGTGAAGGGCTCAGCTCAGCTCCAGGCCAACTATTCCTCGTCTGACAGCAGCCTGTACACCAACCCCAAAGGCAGCGCCGTGTCGGCTTTCGACGGCGGCTCCGACTCCAGCTCGGAGTCGGAGGCAGAAGAGCCACCCACCAGGAAGAAGGTGCGCGTGGAGGCAAGCTAG
- the max gene encoding protein max isoform X8, giving the protein MSDNDDIEVDSDADKRAHHNALERKRRDHIKDSFHSLRDSVPSLQGEKASRAQILDKATEYIQYMRRKNHTHQQDIDDLKRQNALLEQQVRALEKVKGSAQLQANYSSSDSSLYTNPKGSAVSAFDGGSDSSSESEAEEPPTRKKVRVEAS; this is encoded by the exons ATGAGTGATAACGATGACATCGAAGTCGATAGTGAC GCAGACAAACGGGCACACCACAATGCGCTGGAGCGCAAGCGTAGGGACCACATCAAAGACAGCTTTCACAGCCTCCGAGACTCGGTACCCTCCCTGCAGGGAGAAAAG GCGTCTCGAGCTCAAATCCTAGACAAAGCCACAGAGTACATTCAGTACATGAGGCggaaaaaccacacacaccagCAGGACATCGACGACCTGAAGAGGCAGAACGCACTGCTTGAGCAACAAG TCCGCGCTCTGGAGAAAGTGAAGGGCTCAGCTCAGCTCCAGGCCAACTATTCCTCGTCTGACAGCAGCCTGTACACCAACCCCAAAGGCAGCGCCGTGTCGGCTTTCGACGGCGGCTCCGACTCCAGCTCGGAGTCGGAGGCAGAAGAGCCACCCACCAGGAAGAAGGTGCGCGTGGAGGCAAGCTAG
- the max gene encoding protein max isoform X5, with protein sequence MSDNDDIEVDSDEESPRYHSVADKRAHHNALERKRRDHIKDSFHSLRDSVPSLQGEKASRAQILDKATEYIQYMRRKNHTHQQDIDDLKRQNALLEQQVRALEKVKGSAQLQANYSSSDSSLYTNPKGSAVSAFDGGSDSSSESEAEEPPTRKKVRVEAS encoded by the exons ATGAGTGATAACGATGACATCGAAGTCGATAGTGAC GAAGAATCACCGAGATATCACTCTGTG GCAGACAAACGGGCACACCACAATGCGCTGGAGCGCAAGCGTAGGGACCACATCAAAGACAGCTTTCACAGCCTCCGAGACTCGGTACCCTCCCTGCAGGGAGAAAAG GCGTCTCGAGCTCAAATCCTAGACAAAGCCACAGAGTACATTCAGTACATGAGGCggaaaaaccacacacaccagCAGGACATCGACGACCTGAAGAGGCAGAACGCACTGCTTGAGCAACAAG TCCGCGCTCTGGAGAAAGTGAAGGGCTCAGCTCAGCTCCAGGCCAACTATTCCTCGTCTGACAGCAGCCTGTACACCAACCCCAAAGGCAGCGCCGTGTCGGCTTTCGACGGCGGCTCCGACTCCAGCTCGGAGTCGGAGGCAGAAGAGCCACCCACCAGGAAGAAGGTGCGCGTGGAGGCAAGCTAG
- the fntb gene encoding protein farnesyltransferase subunit beta, which translates to MDNMPNPLWCFREQQSAEMFLDDGVETVTSVEQKKVEKSIQEVMSVYKQIHSLPQPTLLREQHYQYLKKGLRHLSDAYECLDASRPWLCFWILHSLELLQEPIPAAVASDVCQFLARCQSPTGGFAGGPGQHAHLAPTYAAVNALCIIGTDEAYNVIDREKLLDFLWSVKQPDGSFVMHVGGEVDVRSAYCAASVASLTNILTPKLFENTTNWILSCQNWEGGLSGVPGLEAHGGYTFCGTAALVILGKEHMLDLKALLRWVVSRQMRFEGGFQGRCNKLVDGCYSFWQAGLLPLLHRALYKEGESELSQQRWMFEQQALQEYILLCCQNPTGGLLDKPGKSRDFYHTCYCLSGLSIAQHFGNMDNHYEVILGKEENRLAPTHPVYNICPEKVAQALQHFLRMPVPEVSRQPGGSGEDRPSDAAAASSSADLQS; encoded by the exons aaaaaggtGGAGAAATCCATTCAAGAAGTCATGAGTGTTTACAAGCAAATACACAGCTTACCACA GCCAACGTTGTTGCGGGAACAACACTACCAGTATCTCAAGAAGGGCTTACGTCATTTATCAGATGCTTATGAG TGTCTGGATGCTAGCCGGCCGTGGCTTTGCTTCTGGATTCTTCACAGTCTGGAGTTACTACAGGAGCCCATTCCTGCTGCCGTCGCCTCAGA TGTGTGTCAGTTTCTGGCACGCTGTCAAAGCCCAACAGGGGGTTTTGCCGGGGGACCGGGGCAACACGCCCACCTTGCACCCACCTACGCTGCCGTCAACGCCCTCTGCATCATCGGCACAGATGAGGCCTATAATGTTATAGACAG GGAGAAGCTGCTAGATTTCTTGTGGTCAGTGAAGCAGCCAGATGGCTCCTTTGTGATGCACGTCGGTGGAGAGGTGGATGTCAG gAGTGCATACTGTGCAGCTTCGGTAGCATCGCTCACAAACATCCTCACACCTAAACTGTTTGAAAACACAACCAACTGGATTCTCAG CTGTCAGAACTGGGAGGGTGGTTTAAGTGGAGTACCGGGTTTGGAGGCACACGGCGGTTACACGTTCTGTGGTACAGCCGCCCTTGTCATCCTGGGCAAAGAACACATGCTGGATCTGAAAGCCTTGCTG CGTTGGGTGGTCAGCAGGCAGATGCGATTTGAAGGAGGTTTCCAAGGCCGCTGCAATAAACTAGTGGACGGCTGCTACTCTTTCTGGCAAGCTGGACTCCTGCCTTTACTCCACAGAGCCTTATACAAAGAAG GAGAGTCAGAGCTGAGTCAGCAGCGGTGGATGTTTGAGCAGCAGGCCTTGCAGGAGTACATCCTCCTGTGCTGTCAAAACCCAACAGGAGGCCTTCTGGATAAGCCTGGCAA GTCCAGAGATTTTTACCACACGTGTTACTGCCTCAGCGGCCTCTCCATAGCACAGCACTTTGGGAACATGGACAACCATTACGAGGTGATCCTCGGCAAGGAGGAGAATAGATTG GCACCAACTCATCCAGTTTACAACATCTGTCCAGAGAAGGTGGCTCAGGCCCTGCAGCACTTTCTCCGGATGCCCGTTCCCGAGGTCAGCAGGCAGCCGGGAGGCTCCGGTGAAGACAGACCGTcagatgctgctgctgcctcctcaTCAGCTGACCTTCAGTCCTAG
- the max gene encoding protein max isoform X1, giving the protein MSDNDDIEVDSDEESPRYHSVADKRAHHNALERKRRDHIKDSFHSLRDSVPSLQGEKVGNTQPQSTKQASRAQILDKATEYIQYMRRKNHTHQQDIDDLKRQNALLEQQVRALEKVKGSAQLQANYSSSDSSLYTNPKGSAVSAFDGGSDSSSESEAEEPPTRKKVRVEAS; this is encoded by the exons ATGAGTGATAACGATGACATCGAAGTCGATAGTGAC GAAGAATCACCGAGATATCACTCTGTG GCAGACAAACGGGCACACCACAATGCGCTGGAGCGCAAGCGTAGGGACCACATCAAAGACAGCTTTCACAGCCTCCGAGACTCGGTACCCTCCCTGCAGGGAGAAAAGGTTGGTAACACTCAGCCT CAGTCTACCAAACAGGCGTCTCGAGCTCAAATCCTAGACAAAGCCACAGAGTACATTCAGTACATGAGGCggaaaaaccacacacaccagCAGGACATCGACGACCTGAAGAGGCAGAACGCACTGCTTGAGCAACAAG TCCGCGCTCTGGAGAAAGTGAAGGGCTCAGCTCAGCTCCAGGCCAACTATTCCTCGTCTGACAGCAGCCTGTACACCAACCCCAAAGGCAGCGCCGTGTCGGCTTTCGACGGCGGCTCCGACTCCAGCTCGGAGTCGGAGGCAGAAGAGCCACCCACCAGGAAGAAGGTGCGCGTGGAGGCAAGCTAG
- the max gene encoding protein max isoform X7, whose amino-acid sequence MSDNDDIEVDSDADKRAHHNALERKRRDHIKDSFHSLRDSVPSLQGEKQSTKQASRAQILDKATEYIQYMRRKNHTHQQDIDDLKRQNALLEQQVRALEKVKGSAQLQANYSSSDSSLYTNPKGSAVSAFDGGSDSSSESEAEEPPTRKKVRVEAS is encoded by the exons ATGAGTGATAACGATGACATCGAAGTCGATAGTGAC GCAGACAAACGGGCACACCACAATGCGCTGGAGCGCAAGCGTAGGGACCACATCAAAGACAGCTTTCACAGCCTCCGAGACTCGGTACCCTCCCTGCAGGGAGAAAAG CAGTCTACCAAACAGGCGTCTCGAGCTCAAATCCTAGACAAAGCCACAGAGTACATTCAGTACATGAGGCggaaaaaccacacacaccagCAGGACATCGACGACCTGAAGAGGCAGAACGCACTGCTTGAGCAACAAG TCCGCGCTCTGGAGAAAGTGAAGGGCTCAGCTCAGCTCCAGGCCAACTATTCCTCGTCTGACAGCAGCCTGTACACCAACCCCAAAGGCAGCGCCGTGTCGGCTTTCGACGGCGGCTCCGACTCCAGCTCGGAGTCGGAGGCAGAAGAGCCACCCACCAGGAAGAAGGTGCGCGTGGAGGCAAGCTAG
- the max gene encoding protein max isoform X3, with translation MSDNDDIEVDSDEESPRYHSVADKRAHHNALERKRRDHIKDSFHSLRDSVPSLQGEKQSTKQASRAQILDKATEYIQYMRRKNHTHQQDIDDLKRQNALLEQQVRALEKVKGSAQLQANYSSSDSSLYTNPKGSAVSAFDGGSDSSSESEAEEPPTRKKVRVEAS, from the exons ATGAGTGATAACGATGACATCGAAGTCGATAGTGAC GAAGAATCACCGAGATATCACTCTGTG GCAGACAAACGGGCACACCACAATGCGCTGGAGCGCAAGCGTAGGGACCACATCAAAGACAGCTTTCACAGCCTCCGAGACTCGGTACCCTCCCTGCAGGGAGAAAAG CAGTCTACCAAACAGGCGTCTCGAGCTCAAATCCTAGACAAAGCCACAGAGTACATTCAGTACATGAGGCggaaaaaccacacacaccagCAGGACATCGACGACCTGAAGAGGCAGAACGCACTGCTTGAGCAACAAG TCCGCGCTCTGGAGAAAGTGAAGGGCTCAGCTCAGCTCCAGGCCAACTATTCCTCGTCTGACAGCAGCCTGTACACCAACCCCAAAGGCAGCGCCGTGTCGGCTTTCGACGGCGGCTCCGACTCCAGCTCGGAGTCGGAGGCAGAAGAGCCACCCACCAGGAAGAAGGTGCGCGTGGAGGCAAGCTAG
- the max gene encoding protein max isoform X2 produces MSDNDDIEVDSDEESPRYHSVADKRAHHNALERKRRDHIKDSFHSLRDSVPSLQGEKVGNTQPASRAQILDKATEYIQYMRRKNHTHQQDIDDLKRQNALLEQQVRALEKVKGSAQLQANYSSSDSSLYTNPKGSAVSAFDGGSDSSSESEAEEPPTRKKVRVEAS; encoded by the exons ATGAGTGATAACGATGACATCGAAGTCGATAGTGAC GAAGAATCACCGAGATATCACTCTGTG GCAGACAAACGGGCACACCACAATGCGCTGGAGCGCAAGCGTAGGGACCACATCAAAGACAGCTTTCACAGCCTCCGAGACTCGGTACCCTCCCTGCAGGGAGAAAAGGTTGGTAACACTCAGCCT GCGTCTCGAGCTCAAATCCTAGACAAAGCCACAGAGTACATTCAGTACATGAGGCggaaaaaccacacacaccagCAGGACATCGACGACCTGAAGAGGCAGAACGCACTGCTTGAGCAACAAG TCCGCGCTCTGGAGAAAGTGAAGGGCTCAGCTCAGCTCCAGGCCAACTATTCCTCGTCTGACAGCAGCCTGTACACCAACCCCAAAGGCAGCGCCGTGTCGGCTTTCGACGGCGGCTCCGACTCCAGCTCGGAGTCGGAGGCAGAAGAGCCACCCACCAGGAAGAAGGTGCGCGTGGAGGCAAGCTAG
- the max gene encoding protein max isoform X6, producing the protein MSDNDDIEVDSDADKRAHHNALERKRRDHIKDSFHSLRDSVPSLQGEKVGNTQPASRAQILDKATEYIQYMRRKNHTHQQDIDDLKRQNALLEQQVRALEKVKGSAQLQANYSSSDSSLYTNPKGSAVSAFDGGSDSSSESEAEEPPTRKKVRVEAS; encoded by the exons ATGAGTGATAACGATGACATCGAAGTCGATAGTGAC GCAGACAAACGGGCACACCACAATGCGCTGGAGCGCAAGCGTAGGGACCACATCAAAGACAGCTTTCACAGCCTCCGAGACTCGGTACCCTCCCTGCAGGGAGAAAAGGTTGGTAACACTCAGCCT GCGTCTCGAGCTCAAATCCTAGACAAAGCCACAGAGTACATTCAGTACATGAGGCggaaaaaccacacacaccagCAGGACATCGACGACCTGAAGAGGCAGAACGCACTGCTTGAGCAACAAG TCCGCGCTCTGGAGAAAGTGAAGGGCTCAGCTCAGCTCCAGGCCAACTATTCCTCGTCTGACAGCAGCCTGTACACCAACCCCAAAGGCAGCGCCGTGTCGGCTTTCGACGGCGGCTCCGACTCCAGCTCGGAGTCGGAGGCAGAAGAGCCACCCACCAGGAAGAAGGTGCGCGTGGAGGCAAGCTAG